In the Flagellimonas sp. HMM57 genome, one interval contains:
- a CDS encoding cystathionine gamma-synthase, with amino-acid sequence MSKKDLKFNSKTIHGGQHPDKAYGSVMPPIYQTSTYAQTTPGGHQGFEYSRSANPTRTALENSLASIENGTYGLAFASGLAAIDAVIKLLNPGDEVVSTNDLYGGSYRLFKQIFEKYGITFHFIGMQSVAAIEERINNNTKLIWVETPTNPMMNVIDVKAISALAKKHDLLLAVDNTFATPYLQRPLDLGADIVMHSATKYLGGHSDIVVGALVVKDKDLADKLYFIQNASGAVCGPMDSFLTLRGIKTLHVRMQRHCENGKAIAEYLVKHPKIGKVYWPGFETHPNHDVAKAQMDDFGGMISFVPDGSSYEDAIKIVEKLEVFTLAESLGGVESLAGHPASMTHASIPKEEREKSGVVDALIRLSVGIEDADDLIADLEQAIG; translated from the coding sequence ATGAGCAAAAAAGACTTAAAATTCAACAGTAAGACCATTCACGGGGGACAACACCCAGATAAAGCTTATGGTTCGGTTATGCCACCGATTTATCAAACATCGACCTATGCCCAAACCACTCCAGGAGGACATCAAGGGTTTGAATATTCCCGTAGTGCCAATCCAACAAGAACTGCATTGGAGAATTCTTTAGCGAGTATTGAAAACGGCACATATGGACTTGCATTTGCAAGTGGACTTGCTGCTATTGATGCAGTTATAAAGCTTTTGAATCCAGGCGATGAGGTAGTCTCAACCAATGATCTCTACGGAGGTAGTTATCGTTTGTTCAAACAGATATTTGAAAAATATGGGATTACGTTCCATTTTATAGGCATGCAAAGCGTTGCCGCAATTGAGGAACGCATCAACAATAATACAAAGCTTATTTGGGTTGAGACTCCTACCAATCCTATGATGAACGTTATTGATGTTAAAGCAATATCGGCTTTAGCCAAAAAGCATGATTTACTTTTAGCGGTAGACAATACGTTTGCCACTCCTTACTTACAGCGACCCTTGGATTTAGGAGCTGATATTGTGATGCATTCGGCCACAAAATACTTGGGAGGTCATAGCGATATTGTTGTGGGTGCCCTGGTCGTCAAGGATAAAGACTTGGCTGACAAACTGTATTTTATTCAAAATGCAAGTGGTGCGGTATGCGGTCCTATGGATAGCTTTTTAACACTACGCGGCATAAAAACATTGCACGTCCGTATGCAACGGCATTGCGAAAACGGAAAGGCCATTGCAGAATACCTGGTCAAGCATCCAAAAATTGGAAAGGTATATTGGCCAGGATTTGAGACACATCCAAACCATGATGTGGCCAAAGCCCAAATGGATGATTTTGGCGGAATGATTTCCTTTGTTCCAGATGGAAGTAGTTATGAAGATGCGATTAAAATAGTTGAGAAATTAGAAGTTTTTACGCTTGCAGAATCTTTGGGCGGAGTTGAAAGTTTAGCGGGTCATCCTGCAAGTATGACACATGCAAGTATTCCAAAAGAAGAACGGGAGAAAAGTGGTGTAGTGGATGCGTTGATCAGGTTAAGTGTGGGAATAGAGGATGCTGATGACTTAATAGCAGACTTGGAACAGGCGATAGGGTAG
- a CDS encoding aspartate/glutamate racemase family protein, with protein MKTIGLIGGMSWESSKIYYQYVNEMIKEKLGGSHSSKSILTSVDFDEIERYSFSGEWDKIGDLMAVHAKKLEKAGADVVVLCTNTIHLVSEVITQAINVPFLHIANATGEAIVKSGIKKVALLGTKFTMEKDFYTKILREQYNLEVLVPEAEDMDILQSIIYNELVKGIFKTESKEICLEIIKKMEAQGAEGVILGCTELPLLIPDNEVAIATFDTTRIHAQKAVDFTLS; from the coding sequence ATGAAAACTATAGGACTTATCGGAGGTATGAGTTGGGAATCCTCTAAGATATACTATCAATATGTAAATGAGATGATAAAGGAAAAGCTGGGCGGTTCCCACTCTTCAAAAAGTATACTCACCTCAGTGGACTTTGATGAAATTGAACGTTATTCCTTCTCTGGCGAATGGGATAAGATTGGTGACCTCATGGCAGTACATGCTAAAAAACTCGAAAAGGCCGGGGCAGATGTAGTAGTACTCTGTACCAATACCATCCATTTAGTAAGTGAAGTCATTACCCAAGCAATCAACGTTCCTTTTTTACATATTGCGAACGCAACTGGTGAGGCTATTGTAAAATCTGGAATAAAGAAAGTAGCACTTTTAGGAACAAAGTTCACCATGGAAAAGGATTTTTACACCAAAATCCTTAGGGAGCAGTACAATTTAGAAGTATTGGTACCAGAAGCAGAAGATATGGACATACTCCAATCCATTATTTATAATGAGCTCGTAAAAGGGATATTTAAGACCGAATCCAAGGAAATCTGTTTGGAAATCATCAAAAAAATGGAAGCTCAGGGTGCCGAAGGTGTAATTTTAGGGTGTACCGAACTCCCATTACTCATTCCAGATAACGAAGTAGCTATTGCAACTTTTGATACTACCAGAATCCATGCACAAAAAGCTGTAGATTTTACACTTTCTTAG
- a CDS encoding arsenate reductase family protein, giving the protein MKKIYHLGSCSTCKRILKELEPLDNVVLQEIKSEPITANQLEEMKNMSGSYEALFSRRAMLFRQKGLHEKELTENDYKNLILEHYTFLKRPVMLFKGEIFIGNSKKVVEAAKGKLHS; this is encoded by the coding sequence ATGAAAAAAATTTATCATTTGGGTAGTTGCTCTACCTGCAAGCGCATTTTAAAAGAATTGGAGCCACTTGATAACGTTGTTCTGCAAGAGATTAAGTCAGAACCCATAACAGCCAATCAATTGGAAGAAATGAAAAACATGTCAGGTAGTTACGAAGCTTTGTTCAGCAGAAGGGCGATGCTCTTCCGTCAAAAGGGATTGCATGAAAAGGAGCTTACCGAAAACGATTATAAAAATCTTATTCTTGAACACTATACCTTTCTTAAGAGACCTGTTATGCTTTTTAAAGGTGAAATCTTTATTGGAAATTCCAAAAAGGTAGTTGAAGCCGCCAAAGGCAAGCTGCACTCATGA
- a CDS encoding DUF3298 and DUF4163 domain-containing protein, translating into MKKSIGILLLVLIAIGCENSDKLTFEPLQIVGEDCATCPKIDIDVPKAIDDTAIANTINRSTEEEIISYLSFDEEEDIETLNDAIVSFTKSFEELATRFPEDTVGWEAKVDGEVVYEDQNILTLAMKTYIYTGGAHGYGATTFLNFDKIKGTELENWELFEDLEDFQKLAEAKFRAQESIPEKGNINVTGFMFEDDEFHLAENIGYTEDGIQFVYNQYEVASYADGPILLTLPFKEINKYLKNKVKS; encoded by the coding sequence ATGAAAAAATCTATAGGCATACTCCTTCTTGTATTGATAGCCATTGGTTGCGAAAACAGTGATAAACTTACTTTTGAACCCTTACAAATAGTTGGCGAGGATTGTGCAACTTGCCCCAAAATCGACATTGACGTTCCCAAGGCCATTGACGACACTGCAATTGCAAATACGATAAACCGTAGTACCGAAGAAGAAATCATCTCATATCTTTCTTTTGATGAGGAAGAGGATATTGAAACCCTGAACGATGCAATCGTATCTTTTACTAAAAGTTTTGAAGAACTGGCTACCAGATTTCCTGAAGACACCGTTGGATGGGAGGCTAAAGTGGATGGCGAAGTTGTTTACGAAGACCAGAATATCTTGACACTTGCGATGAAAACCTATATTTATACGGGCGGTGCACACGGGTATGGCGCAACTACATTTTTAAATTTTGATAAGATAAAGGGAACAGAGTTGGAAAATTGGGAGCTTTTTGAGGATTTAGAAGACTTTCAAAAATTGGCGGAAGCTAAGTTCAGAGCTCAGGAAAGTATTCCGGAAAAAGGTAACATTAATGTTACAGGATTTATGTTCGAAGATGATGAATTCCATTTGGCCGAAAATATTGGATACACGGAAGATGGAATCCAATTTGTATACAACCAGTACGAAGTGGCTTCCTATGCAGATGGTCCTATTCTTTTAACCTTACCCTTTAAAGAAATAAATAAGTATTTGAAAAATAAGGTGAAATCCTGA
- the gdhA gene encoding NADP-specific glutamate dehydrogenase, translated as MEAKIKAFMDEVKTRNGHEPEFIQAVQEVAETVIPYIVKHDIYHGKNILLRMVEPERLISFRVAWVDDDGEIHVNRGYRIQMNSAIGPYKGGLRFHPTVNASVLKFLAFEQVFKNSLTTLPMGGGKGGSDFDPKGKSDDEIMRFCHSFMTELCRHIGPNTDVPAGDIGVGAREIGFLFGKYKKIRNEFTGVLTGKGISWGGSLIRPEATGYGTVYFADSMLKTNNDSFEGKKVVISGSGNVAQYAAEKVLQLGGKVLTLSDSGGYIYDKDGIDSEKLSFVMDLKNNRRGRISEYADKYTSAEFYKGKTPWEVACDVALPCATQNELNGDDAATLIKNGCVAVAEGANMPSTPEAIHAFHDAKILFAPGKASNAGGVATSGLEMSQNSLRISWTREEVDERLKGIMEDIHDSCIEYGKEEGGYCNYVKGANIAGFVKVADAMLAQGVI; from the coding sequence ATGGAAGCAAAAATCAAAGCATTTATGGATGAGGTCAAGACCCGAAATGGTCATGAACCAGAATTCATCCAAGCGGTACAAGAGGTTGCGGAAACCGTTATACCTTATATCGTAAAGCATGATATCTATCATGGAAAGAACATTTTACTTCGCATGGTCGAGCCAGAGCGTTTAATTTCTTTTCGCGTAGCTTGGGTAGATGATGATGGTGAGATTCATGTAAACCGTGGATATCGGATTCAGATGAATTCGGCTATTGGGCCTTACAAAGGAGGTTTAAGGTTTCACCCAACGGTCAATGCCAGCGTTTTGAAATTCTTGGCTTTTGAGCAAGTTTTCAAAAATAGCTTGACCACCCTTCCCATGGGCGGAGGAAAAGGAGGTTCCGATTTTGACCCAAAAGGTAAATCGGACGATGAAATAATGCGTTTTTGTCATTCCTTCATGACCGAGTTATGCCGTCATATTGGCCCAAATACCGATGTACCTGCCGGTGATATTGGTGTTGGTGCCCGTGAAATCGGGTTTTTGTTCGGAAAATATAAAAAGATACGAAACGAATTCACCGGGGTCCTTACCGGTAAGGGTATCTCTTGGGGTGGTTCGTTAATTCGTCCAGAAGCTACGGGCTACGGTACCGTATATTTTGCAGATAGTATGCTGAAAACGAACAACGACTCTTTTGAAGGTAAAAAAGTGGTTATTTCGGGATCGGGAAATGTTGCACAATATGCAGCTGAAAAAGTGTTACAGTTAGGTGGAAAAGTATTGACGTTATCTGATTCGGGCGGTTACATTTATGACAAAGATGGTATTGATAGTGAAAAACTTTCCTTTGTCATGGACCTTAAGAACAATCGAAGAGGAAGAATTTCTGAATATGCGGATAAGTACACTTCTGCAGAGTTCTATAAAGGTAAAACACCATGGGAGGTTGCATGTGACGTTGCCTTACCATGTGCAACGCAGAACGAACTAAATGGAGACGACGCAGCAACTTTAATAAAAAATGGCTGTGTAGCAGTGGCCGAAGGTGCCAATATGCCATCGACCCCAGAAGCTATCCATGCTTTCCACGATGCAAAAATACTATTTGCTCCGGGTAAAGCCTCCAATGCCGGTGGTGTCGCCACTTCAGGATTGGAAATGTCGCAGAACTCTTTGCGTATAAGCTGGACAAGAGAAGAGGTGGACGAACGCCTTAAAGGTATTATGGAAGACATTCATGATTCTTGTATCGAGTACGGTAAAGAAGAAGGCGGATATTGTAATTACGTAAAAGGAGCAAATATTGCCGGTTTCGTAAAAGTAGCCGATGCGATGTTGGCGCAGGGCGTAATCTAA
- a CDS encoding DMT family transporter codes for MSKRTLAILAAIGATIIYGINHTVAKGVMPTYIKPFGFIMLRVIGAAVLFWGISFFGPKEKIERRDWGRILVCSILGMVINMLAFFKGLQLSTPINSAVLITITPIIVVLLSAFFLNEKITLNKGLGIILGFIGAVALILFGAEIRQDAPNIPLGNFLFIVNATSFGAYLIIVKKLIEKYHPFTLMKWLFTIAIIINFPITLPELLEMQWSTMPLWAYGAIAFVIIGTTFMTYLFNAFALTELKASTVGAFVYVQPLFGILFALVSGKDQLTLIKVLATLLVLLGVYLASKKPRPKL; via the coding sequence ATGAGCAAAAGAACCCTTGCCATTTTAGCTGCCATTGGCGCTACAATTATCTATGGTATAAACCATACCGTAGCCAAAGGAGTCATGCCAACCTACATAAAACCTTTCGGGTTTATTATGCTCAGGGTAATCGGTGCAGCTGTTTTGTTTTGGGGTATTTCCTTTTTTGGACCAAAGGAAAAAATTGAACGAAGGGATTGGGGAAGAATTCTTGTTTGTTCCATTTTGGGAATGGTCATCAATATGTTGGCATTCTTCAAAGGGCTGCAACTTTCCACTCCAATAAACAGTGCCGTTTTAATTACCATTACCCCTATTATCGTTGTACTTCTATCCGCATTTTTCTTAAATGAAAAAATAACCTTGAACAAGGGGCTTGGTATCATACTGGGCTTCATCGGTGCAGTGGCGCTCATACTTTTTGGCGCAGAAATACGTCAAGATGCCCCAAATATTCCTTTGGGTAATTTTCTTTTCATTGTCAATGCAACTTCATTTGGAGCTTATTTAATCATCGTTAAAAAACTGATAGAAAAATACCATCCGTTTACCTTAATGAAATGGTTGTTTACCATTGCCATTATCATCAACTTCCCGATTACACTTCCAGAACTTTTGGAAATGCAATGGTCGACCATGCCACTCTGGGCCTACGGCGCTATTGCATTTGTAATTATCGGCACTACTTTTATGACCTATCTTTTTAATGCTTTTGCCCTAACCGAGCTAAAAGCTTCAACCGTAGGGGCCTTTGTATACGTGCAACCGCTATTCGGAATATTGTTCGCTTTGGTTTCAGGAAAGGACCAACTTACATTGATTAAGGTTTTGGCCACACTTTTGGTCTTATTGGGGGTTTATCTGGCAAGTAAGAAACCAAGGCCAAAACTTTAG
- a CDS encoding helix-turn-helix transcriptional regulator: MNIVEISKVLSNKTRVNILKWLKNPEANFPPHQDIDHFDDGVCVGFIQDKTGLSQSTISTYLNAMQNANLVIPTRHGKWTYYRRNENIIQAYVETLKTEL; the protein is encoded by the coding sequence ATGAATATTGTTGAAATCAGCAAAGTGTTATCCAATAAAACAAGGGTCAACATTCTAAAATGGTTGAAGAATCCTGAAGCGAACTTTCCTCCGCACCAGGATATCGACCATTTTGATGATGGGGTCTGTGTGGGTTTTATACAGGATAAAACCGGTTTATCACAATCCACTATTTCAACCTATTTGAACGCTATGCAAAATGCAAATCTGGTCATTCCTACACGACATGGAAAATGGACCTATTACAGAAGAAATGAAAACATAATCCAAGCGTATGTTGAAACCTTAAAAACTGAATTATAA
- a CDS encoding conjugal transfer protein TraO, protein MKKNCLHYLAFLAMLMISFEHVYSQRSDFFFDVVPSYKTNGYGLNANINYYHNTTDFFRVSFVFASTKEQPDGGLEFPYEDYLLDLGYFTTVLTSPNRGFFIYFGGGPSLGYKHINDGETDFPFDAVEAESSFIYGGFATFELDFFLSDTFSIILPVTGFYHFNSDLNETALLVGVGLRYYLD, encoded by the coding sequence ATGAAAAAAAACTGCCTACATTATTTGGCATTTTTGGCTATGCTCATGATTTCCTTTGAACATGTCTATTCACAAAGAAGTGACTTTTTCTTTGATGTAGTGCCAAGCTACAAAACGAACGGATATGGTTTAAACGCCAATATCAATTACTATCACAACACTACGGATTTTTTTAGGGTATCGTTTGTTTTTGCCTCAACAAAAGAACAGCCAGACGGTGGTCTTGAGTTTCCGTATGAAGACTATTTGTTGGACCTTGGCTATTTTACAACAGTGTTAACATCGCCAAATAGGGGATTCTTTATTTATTTTGGGGGTGGTCCCTCTTTGGGCTATAAGCATATCAATGATGGGGAAACCGATTTCCCCTTCGATGCAGTTGAAGCGGAAAGTAGCTTTATCTATGGTGGCTTTGCCACTTTTGAACTGGATTTTTTCCTGTCGGATACGTTTTCAATAATTCTTCCTGTTACGGGATTCTATCATTTCAATAGCGACCTTAATGAAACTGCGCTCTTGGTAGGTGTGGGACTGCGGTATTATTTGGATTAG